The DNA region ATGCCACGTACTCGCCGAAACCGCGCATGTGCGACAGCTTGGTGATGGCGGCAGTCAGCGTGGTCTTGCCGTGGTCGATGTGACCGATGGTGCCGATGTTGACGTGCGGCTTATTGCGCTCGAATTTGGCCTTACCCATGGCGTCCCTCTATTTCTTCTTAATGATTTCTTCGGCCAGGCTCGCGGGAACCTGCTCGTAATGGTCAAACTGCATGGTAAAGGTGGCGCGGCCCTGGGTGCGCGAGCGCAGGTCCGTGGCGTAGCCAAACATATTGGACAAGGGCACGTGGCACTTGATGACCTGGGAACCGGCCCTGGCCTCCAAGTTGGACACGCGGCCACGACGACCGTTCAAGTCGCCCATGACGTCGCCCAAGTATTCCTCGGGGGTGACGACTTCGACGTCCATGATGGGTTCGAGCAGCACCGGAGAGGCTTTGCGGCACGCTTCCTTGAAAGCCTGGGAACCGCAGATGTAGAAGGCCTGCTCGGAGGAGTCGACCTCGTGGTAGGAGCCGAAGGTCAGGTCGACCTTCACGTCCACCACGGGGAAGCCGGCCAGCACGCCGGTTTTCAGAGCATTCTGGATGCCCTTGTCTACCGCGGGGATGTATTCCTTGGGAATAACGCCACCCACGATGGAGTTGACGAACTCGTATCCGCCGTCGTCCTTGGGAGCGACCTCGATGACCACATGCGCGTACTGGCCGCGGCCGCCGGTCTGCTTGACGTAGCGGTTTTCGTGCTTGACGGGCTTGGTGATGGTCTCGCGGTAGGCAACCTGGGGAGCGCCGACGTTGGCGTTCACGTTGAACTCGCGCATGAGGCGGTCGACGATGATTTCCAGGTGCAGCTCGCCCATGCCGGCGATGAGGGTCTGGTTGGTCTCCTCATCGGTCTTGACGCGGAACGAAGGGTCTTCCTTGGCAAGCTTGACCAGAGCCTGGGACAAGACGTCGCGGTCGGCCTTGGTTTTGGGCTCGATGGCCACCTCGATGACCGGCTCGGGGATGTTGAGCGATTCGAGCACAACAGGGCGCTTCTCCTCGCACAAGGTCTCGCCGGTGGAGGTGAGCTTCAGGCCCACAGCGGCAACGATGTCGCCAGCCAGCGCTTCCTTGATGTCCTCACGCTTGTTGGCGTGCATCTTGAGCAGGCGCCCGATGCGTTCCTTCTTGCCAGTGGCGGCGTTCAAAACCGTCATGCCGGACTCGATCTTGCCGGAATACAGGCGCAGGAAGGTGAGGTGGCCGATGAACGGGTCGCTCATGAGCTTGAAGGCCAGCGCGGCCAGAGGCTTGGTAGCGTCGCAGGGGCACTCGATCTGCTCGTCTTCATTGTCGGGATTCATGCCCACGATGGCAGGCACGTCCTGGGGAGAAGGCAGAAAATCGACCACAGCGTCAAGCAGGGGCTGCACGCCCTTGTTCTTGAAGGCCGAGCCGCACAGCACAGGAACGAAGGACAGGTTGATGACCGCCTTGCGGATACCCGCGCGCAGTTCATCAGGAGAGAGTTCCTCGCCAGCCAGGTACTTCTCCATAAGGGCTTCGTCTTCTTCAGCAATGGCCTCGAGCATCTCAAGGCGCAGAGTGTCGTAGATGTCCTTAAGTTCGGCGGGAACGTCGACCTCGTTATATTCCTTGCCCTTGGAAAGGTCGTCGAAGATGAAAGCCTTGCCCGTGATCAGGTCGACCACGCCCTTGAACTCATCTTCGGCTCCGATGGGAATCTGCAAAGGCACGGCTTTGGCGCCAAGGCGGCCACGAACCATGTCCACACAGCGGAAGAAGTCGGCACCCACGCGGTCCATCTTGTTGACGAAGCACATGCGCGGGACCCGGTAGCGCTCGGCCTGGCGCCAAACGGTTTCGGTCTGGGGCTCGACGCCGGCAACGGCATCGAACACGGCCACGGCGCCGTCAAGCACGCGCAGGGAGCGTTCCACCTCAATGGTGAAGTCGACGTGGCCGGGGGTGTCGATAATGTTGATGCGGTGATCACGCCAGTAGCAGGTGGTGGCGGCGGAGGTAATGGTGATGCCGCGCTCCTGCTCCTGAACCATCCAGTCCATGGTGGCCTGGCCGTCATGAACTTCGCCGATCTTATGCGAGACGCCGGTATAGAAAAGAATGCGCTCGGTGGTAGTGGTCTTGCCGGCGTCAATATGGGCCATGATGCCGATATTGCGCTGGCGCTCGATGGGAACTGGCTTAGACACGTCTGACTTCCTCTCTCCTACCACCGGTAATGGGCGAAGGCCTTGTTGGCGTCGGCCATGCGGTGGGTGTCTTCACGCTTTTTCACCGCGCCGCCGCGATTGTTGAACGCATCAAGCAGCTCGCCGGAGAGCTTGGCAATCATGCCCTTCTCGCCGCGAGAGCGCGCGTTGTTGATGAGCCAGCGGATAGCCAGGGTGGTCTGACGCTCGGGGCGCACTTCCATGGGCACCTGGTAAGTGGCGCCGCCCACGCGGCGGGGCTTCACTTCCATGTGCGGCTTCACATTGGCGATGGCTCTTTCAAAGGCCTTCAGGGCCTCTTCCTGAGACTTCTCGGCCAGCACATCCACGGCCTTGTAGAACACGCCTTCTGCAGTGGACTTCTTGCCGTCGAGCATAAGGCGATTGATGAACTTCTTCACCAGCACGCTGCTGAACACCGGATCCGGCAGGATCGAGCGCTTGGGGATGGGACCTTTGCGGGGCATGGGTCTAACCTCTTACTAAAAAACCTATTTGGGGCGCTTGGCGCCGTACTTGGAGCGGCTCTGACGACGATCCGCTACGCCAGCAGTGTCCAGTGTGCCACGAACGATGTGGTAGCGCACGCCGGGAAGGTCCTTGACGCGGCCGCCGCGGATCATGACCACGGAGTGTTCCTGCAGGTTGTGACCTTCGCCGGGGATATAGCTGGTAACCTCGATGCCGTTGGTCAGGCGCACGCGGGCAACCTTACGCAAGGCCGAGTTCGGCTTCTTGGGGGTAGTGGTGTACACACGGGTGCACACGCCGCGGCGCTGCGGGCAGGCTTGCAGAGCCGGGGTCTTCTTGCGCTTGGTCTGTTTGGCCCGCTCTTTGCGTATGAGCTGGTTAATCGTGGGCATGCTTCGCTCCATTCACGTTTAAATTGGCAAGGGCGCACGAAGTAGACAAAAAACCCGGTCTTGTAAAGCAAGTTCCGGGAAGAGAACGACAACACTGGACCGCGCGGAGAGACCTGCCCTCCCGTTCGGCCGCTGGTTGCGAATGCCGTGCGACTCGCTGAAAGCGCGTCTAAATAGCAAGGCGCACGACACTTGGCAAGATGTTTTTATAAAAATCCTTGACGAGAGGGGGTTCCTCTTTCTCCATCCAGGCAGATTTCTGACTAAAATTTTCCGAATTTTCCTGAAAGCACCTACTCCCCGGAGCGAGTAAACAAAAATGCCGCCTTCAGTGTAAAACCCTCTACCCTGCCCTGATGGAGGGTCCGGCAATCCCATTCAGAGCCGAAACATTCCTTTGCGTAGTTGGCCAACAGGAACGTGCCGTCCTGTATATGACCTTCGTAGTGTTTTAAAAGATTACGACTCAAGGCCGGCAGCTCCCGCAAGGGATATTCCGGGCGCAGGGTGACGACCACCTCCTTGCGGGCATACCGCTTGGCCGAATCAAGAACAGCGTCCAGGCGTCCCTTGGCGATAACACCCCGACCTATGAAATCGATGACCAGGACCATGTCCGCCTGCCTGGCTGGAGACTCGCGCAGAAAATCCGCCACCTCAAAGCTCGTGTTGTCCAAACAGTGAAGCGCGGCCAGCATCCTTGCACCCTCAACAGCGCCAGGATCGCTGTCCAGCCCAAGCACGCGGACCGCTCCGCGCCGTGCGGCCATGAAGGAATACAACCCCAGGTTGCACCCCAGGTCCACCACGGTCTTATTCGAAAAGTCCACTCCAGAGGCATAGTCAGCCAGGGCTTCGGGCGAAGGCCCTGATCCCTTGGCAAGCAAGGTCCCGTCAGGACCAAACACCGGGCGCCAGACCCTGGCGCCACCCATGGCGGCCAGGTGGGAGGTCAGCCTTGCCGTGAGGGCCATTCTCTCCGTCGAGTCCATATCTGTCCTTTCCTCTACCGTCTGGCTGTGGGCAAACAAAAAGGAGGCCCGAAGGCCTCCTTTGTATTCGTCATGGCCCTTACTGGTCCATGTACACCGGGTTGTCCTCGATGTCCTCGAGGAACTTGTCGGGACGCTCGGGCTGGTCGGGCACGTCGATGTCCGCCTCCATGTAGCGGCGGTATCCGGTGCCGGCCGGGATGAGGCGCCCCACAATGACGTTCTCCTTGAGTCCGCGCAGGTGGTCTTCCTTACCCATGAGGGAGGCTTCGGTGAGCACCTTGGTGGTCTCCTGGAAGGAGGCCGCGGAGATGAAGGAGTCCGTGGTGAGGCTGGCCTGGGTGATGCCCAGAACCAGGGGTTCTGCCACGGCGGGCTTTAGGCCCTCGCGGATCACCCTGGCGTTCTCTTCCATGAACTTGGCCTTGTCCGCCTGCTCTCCGATGAGGAAGTTGGTGTCGCCCGAATCGGTGATGGCCACCTTCTTGAGCATCTGGCGGACGATTATCTCTATGTGCTTGTCGTTGATGTTAACGCCCTGGAAGCGGTACACGTCCTGGATTTCCTCCACGAGGTAGCGGGCCAGGACCTTCTCGCCCTTGATCTTCAGGATGTCGTGCAACTCCGGGTTGCCCTCGGTGAGGGATTCGCCCGCCTCCACGAAGTCGCCTTCCTGGGAGGTGATGTGCTTGCCGCGCGGCACCAGGTATTCCTTGGCGTCGCCCGTCTCCGGAGTGACGATGACCTTGCGCTTGCCCTTGGTCTCGGGACCAAACGACACAATGCCGTCGATTTCGGAAACCACGGCCAGGTCCTTGGGCTTGCGCACCTCGAAGAGCTCGGCCACGCGGGGAAGACCGCCCACGATGTCCTTGGTCTTGGAGGATTCGCGGGGCTTACGGGCCAGTATGTCGCCGGCCTTCACTTCCTCGCCGTCGCGGATCATGATGATGGCGCCCACAGGCAGCTGGAAGATGGCCGCGCTGTTGGTGCCGGGGCGGATCTTTGCTTTGCCGTCCTCACCCACCACGGTGATGGTGGGGCGGTACGGGGTGGTACGGTATTCGATGATGGTCTGGGTGGCGCGCTTGGTCGTGTCGTCCACCTTTTCCTGATAGGTCTTTCCTTCAAGGATGTCCGTGAACTTCACGACACCCTCGACGTCGGTGACGAAGGGTTCGTTGAAGGGGTCCCATTCGGCCAGGATCTGATCCTTCTTGACCAGCTGGCCATCGGTCACGGCCAAGCGGGCGCCCGAAGGCAGGGAGTATTTCTCGCGCTCGCGGCCCTGCTCGTCCACGATGGACACCTGCCCGGACTTGCCGAGCACGATGGAGACGCCCTCCTGGTTCTTCACCAGCTTGATGCGGTGCAGCACAACCCGGCCGACGTGCTGGGCCGGAATAGAGGACTTCTCGATTTCACGGGCAGCCGTTCCGCCGATGTGGAAGGTGCGCATGGTGAGCTGGGTTCCAGGCTCGCCGATGGACTGGGCCGCGATGATACCCACGGTCTCGCCCACGTTGACCAGGTGACCCCGGGCCAGGTCGCGGCCGTAGCACATGGCGCAGACGCCGTGCCCGGACTGGCAGGTGAGCGTGGAGCGGATGATCAGGTTGGGCAGCCCCAATTCCTCGATCTTCAGAGCCCAGCTCTCGTCGATGATGGTGTTGGCCGGGATGAGCACCTCGTAGGTGTCCGGGTCGAACACGTCGAACATGTTCGTGCGGCCCAGGGCCCGTTCGGCCAGGCGCTGCTTGATCTCGCCGGACTTCTCGAAGTGCTTGATTTCGAGGCCGTCCACCGTGCCGCAGTCGATCTCGGTGATGATCACGTCCTGGACCACGTCGACCAGGCGGCGGGTAAGGTAACCGGAGTTGGCCGTCTTCAAGGCCGTATCCGCCAAGCCCTTACGTGCGCCGTGGGTGGAGTTGAAGTACTGCGCCACCGAGAGGCCTTCACGGAAGTTCGAGGTGATGGGCGTCTCGATGATTTCGCCGGACGGCTTGGCCATGAGGCCGCGCATGCCGGAGAGCTGGCGCATCTGGTCCGGGTTACCGCGCGAACCGGAGTGGGTCATCATGAAGATGGCGTTGAAGGAGGTGTTGCGTTCCTTCTTGCCTGTCTTCTCGTCGACCAGATAGTCGGTGGAGATCTCGCGCATCATCTCCGAGGCAACGTCGTTGGTGGCCTTGGTCCACACGTCCACGACCTTGTTGTACTTTTCCGTACGGGTGATGATACCCTCGGCGTACTGCACCTCGATCTCCTCGACCTCGGCCGTGGACTTGGCGAGGATGGAGGCCTTGGTGGTCGGTATGGTCAGGTCCTTCACGCCGATGGAGACACCGGCGCGGGTGGCGTATTCGAAGCCCAGGTCCTTCAGATGGTCGCACAGAAGGACCGTGGCCTTGGTGCCGGAGAGGCGGTAGACCTCGCTCACCAGACGCCCGATGGACTTCTTGTTGAGCACGCAGTTCACCAGTTCGTAGGGAGCGCCCTCGGGAAGAAGCTCGCCCACCATGATGCGGCCGGGGCTGGTGTCCACCAGCTTGCCGTCCATGCGCACCTTCACCCGGGCATGCAGATGCACGACTCCGGCGTGGTGGGCGGTGATGCACTCCATGGGGTTGGCGAAGATTTTGCCTTCGCCCTTCTGGAAGCTCCTTTCCACGGTCAAATAGTACAGCCCGAGCACGATGTCCTGGGAGGGCACGATGATGGGGTTGCCGTTGGCCGGGGAGAGAATGTTGTTGGTGCTCATCATGAGCACGCGGCATTCGATCTGGGCTTCCACGGAGAGCGGAACGTGCACGGCCATCTGGTCGCCGTCGAAGTCCGCGTTGTAGGCGGCGCACACCAGCGGATGCAGCTGGATGGCCTTGCCTTCAACCAACTGGGGCTCGAAGGACTGGATGCCCAGGCGGTGCAGCGTGGGAGCGCGGTTGAGCATGATGGGGTACTCGCGCACCACATCTTCCAGTATATCCCAGACCACCAGTTCTTCGCGTTCCACCATCTTCTTGGCGGTCTTGATGGTGGTGGCCAGTCCCCTCTCCTCCAGCTTGGCGTAGATGAAGGGCTTGAAGAGCTCCAAAGCCATCTTTTTTGGCAGGCCGCACTGGTGGAGCTTGAGCCGGGGTCCGACCACGATGACGGAACGGCCCGAGTAGTCCACGCGCTTGCCCAAAAGGTTCTGGCGGAAGCGGCCCTGCTTGCCCTTGATCATGTCCGAAAGGGACTTCAAGGGGCGGCCGTTGGTGCCGGTGATGGCCCGGCCGCGACGGCCGTTGTCGAACAGGGCGTCAACGGCCTCCTGGAGCATGCGCTTTTCGTTGCGGATGATGATGTCCGGGGCGCCCAGCTCAAGAAGCCGCTTCAGGCGGTTGTTGCGGTTGATCACCCTGCGGTACAGGTCGTTCAAGTCCGAAGTAGCGAAACGGCCGCCGTCCAGGGGGACCAGGGGGCGAAGCTCGGGCGGGATGACCGGAACCACTTCCATCACCATCCACTCAGGCTTGTTGCCGCTCTCCAGGAACGCCTCGACGATCTTCAGGCGCTTGATGATCTTCTTCTTCTTGGTCTGGGACCTGGTGGTCAGCGATTCCTCGCGCAGCTCAGCCCTCAGCTTGGGCAGGTTGAGCTCCTCAAGGAAGGCGCGGACGGACTCGGCGCCCATGCCGACGGTCACGGCGTCTTCGCCGTAATGGTCGATGATCTGCAGGTACTGGTCTTCGCTTATCACCTGCAGCCTGGTCAGGTTCGTCTCCTTGGGGTCGATGACCACATAGGAGTCGAAGTAGAGAACCTTCTCCAGATCCACCATGGTCATGTCCAGCAGGGTGCCGATCTTGGAGGGCAGGGTCTTCAGGAACCAGATGTGGGCCACAGGGGCGGCCAGCTCGATATGGCCCATGCGCTCGCGGCGGACCTTGGAGGCGATGACCTCCACGCCGCACTTCTCGCACACGATGCCGCGGTGCTTCATGCGCTTGTATTTGCCGCAGTTGCACTCGTAGTCCTTCACGGGGCCGAAGATCTTGGCGCAAAAAAGGCCGTCGCGCTCCGGCTTGAAGGTCCGGTAGTTTATGGTTTCAGGCTTCTTGACCTCGCCGAAGCTCCATTCACGGATCTTCTCGGGCGAAGCTATGGATATCTTGATGGCCTTCAGCGTGCGGCTGGAAAGCTGCGTGGCCGCCGTGCCTCTCAAGCTGAACAGGTCGTCCAAGGACATTGTTACCCTCGCTCAGGTTGTGGGTCGTCCCGTCTAGTCAATATCGAAACGGTTAGCGCCGGGTGGTGGCTTTAACCTTTTTCTCTTCCTGCAAGAGATCCACGTCCAGGCCCAGGCTCATGAGCTCCTTGACCAGAACGTTGAAGGATTCGGGCAAACCCGCTTCCAGGAAGTTGTCGCCTTTCACGATCTTCTCGTACATCTTCACGCGGCCGCCCACATCGTCGGACTTGACGGTGAGGAATTCCTGCAGAAGGTACGAGGCGCCATAGGCCTCAAGGGCCCAGACTTCCATCTCACCCAGACGCTGGCCGCCGAACTGGGCCTTGCCGCCCAGGGGCTGCTGCGTCACCAGCGAGTATGGGCCCGTGGAACGGGCGTGTATCTTTTCATCCACCAGGTGGTGGAGTTTCAACATGTACATGATGCCCACGGTGACGGTGCGCTGGAAGCGCTCGCCGGTGCGGCCGTCATACAGAACGGCCTTGCCGTCCTCGGGCAGGCCGGCTTTCTTCAGCCAGCCCCAGATTTCCTCTTCTGAAGCGCCGTCGAAGACCGGGGTCTTGCACACAATGCCCTGGCGCAGCTTCTTGACCTCGGTGACGAACTCGTCGTCGTCCATCTCGTCCACCAGCTTGTCGGTGAGCGGGGACTCGAAGGTTTTCTTCACCTGGTCGCGCAGCTCCTTCAAATGCAGGCCCTGATCAACCATGGCGCACAGGGACGTGCCGAGCTCCTTGGCTGCCCACCCAAGGTGGGTCTCCATGATCTGGCCTATGTTCATGCGCGAAGGCACGCCCAGGGGGTTCAAGACGATGTCCATGGGGGTGCCGTCTTCGAAGAAGGGCATGTCCTCAGCGGGCAGAATGCAGCTGACGACGCCCTTGTTGCCGTGGCGGCCGGCCATCTTGTCGCCCACCTGAAGCTTACGCTTCACAGCAACGTACACCTTGACCATCTTGATGACGCCCGGGGGAAGGTCGTCGCCTTCCACAGCCTTGGCACGCTTGGACTCGTACACACCCTTCACGAACTGCACCTGGCGCTCGTAGCTCTCCAGGATGTCTGCAATCTTGTCGTTTATGTCCTTGGACACGAACAGATTGGCCAACTTCTTCACGGGCAGGGTGTCGAAGATCTCGGCCTTGATGGGATGGTTGGCTTCAACCAGCACCTCGCCCTTCTTCTTGCCCAGAAGAGTCTGCCCGATGGACTTGCCCTGGGTGAACTCCCATATCTTGGCACGGGTCTGGCCCGTGATGCCGGAGATATGCTGGGTTTCCTTAACGTCGATCTTATGGAGTTCGGCGTCCTCGATCTGCTTGGTGCGCTCATCCCTGTCGCCGGAACGGCGGTTGAACACCCGCACGTCGATGACCGTGCCCTCGATGCCGGGCGGCACCTTGAGCGAGGTATTCTTCACGTCGCGGGCCTTGTCGCCGAAGATGGCGCGCAGGAGCTTTTCCTCGGGGGTGAGCTGGGTTTCGCCCTTGGGAGTGATCTTGCCCACCAGGATGTCTTCGGGCTTCACCTTGGCGCCGATGCGGATGATGCCGCACTCGTCGAGGTTCTTGAGCATCTCCTCGCCGACGTTGGGGATGTCCCGGGTGATCTCTTCTGGTCCGAGCTTGGTGTCGCGGGCCACCACCTCGAACTCCTCGATGTGCATGGAGGTGAAGACGTCTTCCTTCACCACGCGCTCGGAGATGAGGATGGAGTCCTCGAAGTTGTAGCCGCACCAGGGCATGAAGGCCACGAGCAGGTTCTTGCCCAGGGCCAGCTCGCCGTCCCGGATGCCCGGGCCGTCGGCCAGCACGTCGCCCTTCTTCACCTTCTGGTTCACCAGCACGCGGGGCTGCTGGCCGAAACAGGTGTTCTGGTTGGACTTGTGGTACTTCAGGAGTTCGTAGGCCTTGACCCCGCCGGTCTCGGGCGAGACGCCGTTGTCGTAGCGAACGATGACGCGCTCGGCATCGGCATAGTGCACAACGCCCTTCTCCTCGGCCAAAAGGCACGATCCGGAGTCCTGGGCCACTGCGCCTTCCATGCCCGTACCGACCAGGGGCTGGTCGCAACGGATGAGCGGCACGGCCTGGCGCTGCATGTTGGAGCCCATGAGCGCGCGGTTGGCGTCGTCGTGCTCCAGGAAGGGGATGAGCGCCGCGGAAACGGACACGATCTGGCCCGAGGACACGTCCATGAGCGTGACCTGCTCGACAGGCACGGACAGCTGGTCGCCGCGGATGCGCCCGGACACGAAGGGAGTCATGAAGTTGTTGTTGGCGTCCAGCGGGGTGCTGGCGGCAGCCACAACCTCGTCGATTTCCCTGGAGGCGTCCATGTAGACCACTTCGTCGGTGACGTGGCTTTCCTTGACCACCCGGTAGGGGGTCTCGATGAAGCCGAAGTCGTTCACCTTGGCGTAGGTGGTCAAGGACACGATGAGGCCGATGTTCGGGCCTTCAGGCGTCTCGATGGGGCAGATGCGGCCGTAGTGAGAGGTGTGCACGTCGCGCACCTCGAAGCCGGCACGCTCGCGGGTCAGACCGCCGGGACCAAGTGCCGACAGGCGGCGCTTGTGGGTGACCTCGGAGAGCGGGTTGGTCTGGTCCATGAACTGCGAGAGCTGGGAGGTTCCGAAGAACTCCTTGAGGACCGCGGCCACCGGCTTGGGGTTAATGAGGTCGTGGGGCATGAGCGTGGCCACTTCCTGCAGGCTCATGCGCTCCTTGATGGCGCGCTCCATGCGGACCAGGCCGATGCGGTACTGGTTTTCCACCAGCTCGCCCACGGGCCGCACGCGGCGGTTGCCCAAGTGGTCGATGTCGTCGGCGGGACCGTGGGAGTCCTTCAAGTAAAGCAGATGCTTCACCGCCTTCAGGATGTCCTCGTTGGAGAGGGTCCTGAAGTCCAGGGGCTCGCTCACGCGAAGGCGCGCATTCAACTTGTAGCGGCCCACCGGGGAGAGGTCGTAGTAGTCGGAGTTACGGAACAGGTTCTCGAAGAAGTTGGCCGCGATCTCCGGGGTCGGGGGAGAGCTGGGGCGCAGGCGGCGGTAAATCTCCACCTGAGCGGCGGTCTGGTCGAGAGTCTTGTCCAGCATCAGGGTGTCGCGAAGCGAACTGGAAACGTCCATGCCCATGGTGAACAAGGTGGGAATGGATGTGACGCCCTGCTCACGCAGACGCTCGATGAGGGCCGCGGTGAGTTCGTCGCCAGGTTCGGCGATGACCTCTCCGGTCTGGCTGTCGACATACTCCTGGGTGATGAAGAGACCTTCCATGGAAGCGGGGTCCACTTCGATCTTGTCGATGCCTGCCTCGAGCATGAGCCGCCACGCGCGCTTGGTGATGGGCTTTTCCACACCGACGATGAGCTTGCCGTCCGGCCCGGAAACGTCGCCCCAGGCCTTTTCCTTGCGGTAGAACTGGGGTTTGACCTCGCGGAAGACCTTGGAGCCATCGAGGAAGTAGGTCTCGACGTCGTAGAAATAGGTCAGGATATCGGTCTTGGACATCCCCATGGCCTTGAGCAGGATGGTGGCCGGCATCTTCCTGCGGCGGTCGATGCGGACGTAGAGGATGTCCTTGTGGTCGAAATCGAAATCGAGCCAGGAACCGCGCATGGGTATGACGCGGCAGGAATACAGCACCTTGCGCGAAGTATGGGTCTTGCCGGAATCATGCTCGAAGATGATGCCGGGTGAGCGCTGGAGCTGGTTGACGATAACCCGCTCGGTGCCGTTGATGATAAAGGTGCCCTTTTCGGTCATCAGAGGCACGGTGCCGAAATAGATCACCTGCTCCTTGATGTCGCGAATGGTGCGGTTCTCAGTCTCCTCGTCCACGTCGTAGACGACGAGGCGGACCTTGATGCGCAGCGGCGCCTCGAAGGTCAGTCCCTTGGAGATACACTCGGGCACGTCGTATTTTGGTTCACCGATCTCATAGTTGACGTACTCGAGACTGGCCGTCTTGTTGAAGTCCTCGATTGGGAAGACCGAACGAAACACGCCCTCGAGTCCAGCGTCGGCGCGGGAAGCGGGGGGAACGTCGCGCTGCAGGAACAATTCATAGGAATCGACCTGCAGGTTGAGAAGATGGGGGATGGTGACTGAATCGTCGACCTTGCCGAAACTCTTGATCAGCTGGGCCATTTTTCCCTCGAAGAGAAGTGGTGTTGATCCGCCAAGTAGAAGGCGGCCTTCACGTTAGATGCCTGGGCTTGCACCGGGCTGGCCTGTGCCGCACTGCCCTATATTTCAACCCGTTGAAATCATTAGAGATTTACGGGATAACATAAGAAAGCACAAAAGAGCGCACTCCCCCCTTGTGGGGGGTGCGCTCTTTTGGCGGAGTGAAAAAACCTTGCAACAATTTATTTAATTTCGCAAGTGGCTCCGGCTTCCTCAAGCTGCTTTTTCGCATCTTCGGCGTCAGCCTTGGAAACGGCCTCCTTGATGGCGGAGGGCAGGGCGTCAACCTTGTCCTTCGCTTCCTTGAGGCCAAGCCCGGTGAGGGCGCGCACCACTTTGATGACGTTGATCTTGTTGGCGCCGGAGCCGGTGAGGACGACGTCGAACTCGGTCTTCTCCTCAACCTCGGCAGCGGCATCGCCAGCGCCGGGCATGGCCATCATGGGCATGGCGGCCATGGGGGCGGCGGCGGACACGCCGAACTTCTCTTCCAGTTCCTTGATGAACTCGGAGAGCTCAAGC from Desulfovibrio sp. includes:
- the tuf gene encoding elongation factor Tu (EF-Tu; promotes GTP-dependent binding of aminoacyl-tRNA to the A-site of ribosomes during protein biosynthesis; when the tRNA anticodon matches the mRNA codon, GTP hydrolysis results; the inactive EF-Tu-GDP leaves the ribosome and release of GDP is promoted by elongation factor Ts; many prokaryotes have two copies of the gene encoding EF-Tu), which gives rise to MGKAKFERNKPHVNIGTIGHIDHGKTTLTAAITKLSHMRGFGEYVA
- the fusA gene encoding elongation factor G; the encoded protein is MSKPVPIERQRNIGIMAHIDAGKTTTTERILFYTGVSHKIGEVHDGQATMDWMVQEQERGITITSAATTCYWRDHRINIIDTPGHVDFTIEVERSLRVLDGAVAVFDAVAGVEPQTETVWRQAERYRVPRMCFVNKMDRVGADFFRCVDMVRGRLGAKAVPLQIPIGAEDEFKGVVDLITGKAFIFDDLSKGKEYNEVDVPAELKDIYDTLRLEMLEAIAEEDEALMEKYLAGEELSPDELRAGIRKAVINLSFVPVLCGSAFKNKGVQPLLDAVVDFLPSPQDVPAIVGMNPDNEDEQIECPCDATKPLAALAFKLMSDPFIGHLTFLRLYSGKIESGMTVLNAATGKKERIGRLLKMHANKREDIKEALAGDIVAAVGLKLTSTGETLCEEKRPVVLESLNIPEPVIEVAIEPKTKADRDVLSQALVKLAKEDPSFRVKTDEETNQTLIAGMGELHLEIIVDRLMREFNVNANVGAPQVAYRETITKPVKHENRYVKQTGGRGQYAHVVIEVAPKDDGGYEFVNSIVGGVIPKEYIPAVDKGIQNALKTGVLAGFPVVDVKVDLTFGSYHEVDSSEQAFYICGSQAFKEACRKASPVLLEPIMDVEVVTPEEYLGDVMGDLNGRRGRVSNLEARAGSQVIKCHVPLSNMFGYATDLRSRTQGRATFTMQFDHYEQVPASLAEEIIKKK
- the rpsG gene encoding 30S ribosomal protein S7, which codes for MPRKGPIPKRSILPDPVFSSVLVKKFINRLMLDGKKSTAEGVFYKAVDVLAEKSQEEALKAFERAIANVKPHMEVKPRRVGGATYQVPMEVRPERQTTLAIRWLINNARSRGEKGMIAKLSGELLDAFNNRGGAVKKREDTHRMADANKAFAHYRW
- a CDS encoding 30S ribosomal protein S12 encodes the protein MPTINQLIRKERAKQTKRKKTPALQACPQRRGVCTRVYTTTPKKPNSALRKVARVRLTNGIEVTSYIPGEGHNLQEHSVVMIRGGRVKDLPGVRYHIVRGTLDTAGVADRRQSRSKYGAKRPK
- a CDS encoding methyltransferase domain-containing protein; the encoded protein is MGGARVWRPVFGPDGTLLAKGSGPSPEALADYASGVDFSNKTVVDLGCNLGLYSFMAARRGAVRVLGLDSDPGAVEGARMLAALHCLDNTSFEVADFLRESPARQADMVLVIDFIGRGVIAKGRLDAVLDSAKRYARKEVVVTLRPEYPLRELPALSRNLLKHYEGHIQDGTFLLANYAKECFGSEWDCRTLHQGRVEGFTLKAAFLFTRSGE